Proteins encoded together in one Thermomonospora curvata DSM 43183 window:
- a CDS encoding YncE family protein, translating into MPASVFGHWRKSLLSGAMTAVLAAGAVVSASPASAAPQLQEVMLVGNNWEGTADVIKSTGDFAKIGRINLIPDKRDRLREIYLDPIRLAFFLGIRYTVGEGHDQFVDDMYTTPDGSAIVVSRPSFADVASIDTATGKLKWRFRVSGFRSDHMAVSPDGNRVAVSASTGNVVHVLDINTGRELGSFATGDKPHENVFTRDGKIWNMSIGEVNNDFDAPWQDFLKGDRRITIADAETYKRVKIIDMRDRLDAFGQKKMSDAVRPVAFTPDESKLYFQVSFFNGFFEYDVAADKITRMKTLPKNPATSDDRTTFVNDSRHHGMAMNPEGTKLCVAGTMDDYATVVDRATLQEGPLVPAAKPYWATVSGDGKACVISESAADQVTAIDFATGQKITSVPVGDHPQRVRLARLPVGWTGPSGG; encoded by the coding sequence ATGCCCGCCTCGGTCTTCGGACATTGGCGCAAATCCCTGCTGAGCGGCGCCATGACGGCGGTATTGGCCGCCGGCGCCGTCGTTTCCGCGAGCCCGGCGAGCGCCGCGCCGCAGCTGCAGGAGGTGATGCTCGTCGGCAACAACTGGGAGGGCACCGCCGACGTCATCAAATCCACCGGCGACTTCGCCAAGATCGGCCGGATCAACTTGATCCCCGACAAGCGGGACCGGCTGCGCGAGATCTACCTCGACCCCATCCGGCTGGCCTTCTTCCTGGGCATCCGCTACACCGTCGGCGAGGGGCACGACCAGTTCGTCGACGACATGTACACCACTCCCGACGGCTCGGCCATCGTGGTCTCCCGGCCCAGTTTCGCCGACGTGGCCTCCATCGACACCGCCACCGGCAAGCTCAAGTGGCGCTTCCGCGTCTCGGGCTTCCGCTCCGACCACATGGCCGTCTCCCCCGACGGCAACCGGGTGGCGGTGTCGGCCTCCACCGGCAACGTCGTCCACGTCCTGGACATCAACACCGGACGGGAGCTGGGCTCGTTCGCCACCGGCGACAAGCCCCACGAGAACGTCTTCACCCGCGACGGCAAGATCTGGAACATGTCGATCGGCGAGGTCAACAACGACTTCGACGCCCCCTGGCAGGACTTCCTCAAGGGCGACCGCCGCATCACCATCGCCGACGCCGAGACCTACAAGCGGGTCAAGATCATCGACATGCGGGACCGGCTGGACGCCTTCGGCCAGAAGAAGATGTCGGACGCGGTGCGTCCGGTCGCCTTCACCCCCGATGAGTCCAAGCTGTACTTCCAGGTGTCCTTCTTCAACGGCTTCTTCGAGTACGACGTGGCCGCCGACAAGATCACCCGGATGAAGACGCTGCCGAAGAACCCCGCCACCAGCGACGACCGCACCACCTTCGTCAACGACTCCCGCCACCACGGCATGGCCATGAACCCCGAGGGCACCAAGCTGTGCGTCGCCGGGACCATGGACGATTACGCCACCGTCGTCGACCGCGCCACGCTGCAGGAGGGCCCGCTGGTGCCGGCCGCCAAGCCGTACTGGGCCACCGTCAGCGGCGACGGCAAGGCGTGCGTCATCTCCGAAAGCGCCGCCGACCAGGTCACCGCCATCGACTTCGCCACCGGCCAGAAGATCACTTCCGTGCCGGTCGGCGACCACCCGCAGCGGGTGCGGCTGGCGCGCCTGCCGGTCGGCTGGACCGGGCCGTCCGGCGGCTGA
- a CDS encoding TetR/AcrR family transcriptional regulator, which produces MAGRITPAAGRYAGRSAAERQAERRRRFLEAGLELFGAGPGYRATKVTDVCRAAGLSTRQFYEEFHDLEDLLGELYLHVNDVAERSVQAALPQVEHLGPIDRYTRLFRAYATAVTADPRHTRIAFVEVIGVSPRLDRRRLERRARWVDFLCRQAEAAIARGEIPARDYRVTATAFVGAVNGLMHDWAVGWVDATCEQVIDELLQMLLSRLHITAAQEPEGP; this is translated from the coding sequence GTGGCGGGCAGGATCACACCGGCGGCGGGCCGGTACGCGGGCAGGTCCGCGGCCGAACGGCAGGCCGAACGCCGCAGGCGTTTCCTGGAGGCGGGCCTGGAGCTGTTCGGCGCCGGCCCCGGCTACCGCGCCACCAAGGTCACCGATGTCTGCCGGGCCGCCGGGCTGTCCACCCGGCAGTTCTACGAAGAGTTCCACGACCTGGAAGACCTGCTGGGCGAGCTGTACCTGCACGTCAACGACGTCGCCGAACGCTCCGTCCAGGCCGCCCTGCCCCAAGTGGAGCATCTGGGGCCCATCGACCGCTACACCCGGCTGTTCCGCGCCTACGCCACCGCCGTCACCGCCGACCCCCGCCACACCCGCATCGCCTTCGTCGAAGTCATCGGCGTCAGCCCGCGCCTGGACCGCCGGCGCCTGGAGCGCCGCGCCCGCTGGGTCGACTTCCTGTGCCGGCAGGCCGAGGCCGCCATCGCCCGCGGTGAGATCCCCGCCCGCGACTACCGCGTCACCGCGACCGCCTTCGTCGGCGCCGTCAACGGCCTCATGCACGACTGGGCCGTCGGCTGGGTGGACGCCACCTGCGAGCAGGTCATCGACGAGCTCCTGCAGATGCTGTTGAGCAGGCTCCACATCACCGCCGCACAGGAGCCCGAAGGCCCCTGA
- a CDS encoding metallophosphoesterase, which produces MVAAGAATFGYASLIERNWFHLRRLEVPVLPPGRPSIKVLHLSDVHLTPGRKRLARWIRTLDELEPDLVVNTGDNISHREVIGPLLDALGPLLDRPGVFVYGSNDLYSPVLKNPLRYLWRTSQADYRRRQRLPDLPYRELGAALTAAGWLDLNNRIGRLKAGGLDVEFGGIDDSHVNRDRYDRIAGPVDPQADLHVGVMHSPEPRNLDRFAADGYDLLLAGHTHGGQVCAPFYGALATNCGIDRSRAKGLHRHNGAWLHVSAGLGTSPTAPFRFCCPPEASLLTLVPRTS; this is translated from the coding sequence ATGGTGGCCGCCGGTGCCGCCACGTTCGGCTATGCCTCGCTGATCGAGCGGAACTGGTTCCACCTGCGCCGGCTCGAGGTTCCCGTGCTGCCCCCCGGCCGGCCCTCCATCAAGGTGCTGCACCTGTCCGACGTGCACCTGACCCCGGGCCGCAAGCGGCTGGCGCGCTGGATCCGCACCCTGGACGAGCTGGAACCCGACCTGGTGGTCAACACCGGCGACAACATCTCCCACCGCGAGGTCATCGGCCCGCTCCTGGACGCCCTGGGCCCGCTGCTGGACCGCCCCGGGGTGTTCGTCTACGGCTCCAACGACCTGTATTCCCCGGTGCTGAAGAACCCGCTGCGCTATCTGTGGCGGACCAGCCAGGCCGACTACCGGCGCCGCCAGCGCCTGCCCGACCTGCCCTACCGGGAACTGGGCGCGGCGTTGACGGCGGCCGGCTGGCTGGACCTCAACAACCGGATCGGCCGCCTGAAGGCCGGCGGGCTGGATGTGGAGTTCGGCGGCATCGACGACTCTCACGTCAACCGCGACCGCTACGACCGGATCGCCGGGCCCGTCGATCCCCAGGCCGACCTCCACGTGGGCGTCATGCACTCTCCCGAGCCCCGCAACCTGGACCGCTTCGCCGCCGACGGCTATGACCTGCTGCTGGCCGGGCACACCCACGGCGGCCAGGTCTGCGCCCCCTTCTACGGCGCGCTGGCCACCAACTGCGGCATCGACCGGTCCCGCGCCAAGGGGCTGCACCGCCACAACGGCGCCTGGCTGCATGTGTCCGCGGGGCTGGGGACCTCCCCGACGGCCCCGTTCCGCTTCTGCTGCCCGCCCGAGGCGTCCCTGCTGACCCTCGTCCCCCGCACCTCGTGA